The DNA segment AGGATGACCGGCCAGACGGAGAACATCAGCCCACAGGAGATGGCCGAGCAGGACCGCTTCCTCAGGGAGACCATGTCCAACACAGAGCTGGGCCGAGAGCTCTTTGAGTTCCTCTCCACCAAAGGTTTcttacacactcacacacacacacacatgtttagTGAAATGAATGTTCCTCTCCACTTGAAGGTATCTACGCATCCGAGGAAGACTTCCTGTACGACCTGAAGATGATGTGGTTTGGTCTCTACTCACGGAACAACAACAAGATGGACTCCAGTGGCTTTGAGCACATCTTTGCAGGTTGGAAGAAAATcattttccttccttccattagCCTCCTCTAGTCCAGCGTTTCCAACCCTTTTGAGCCACGGTCCGTTTTTTACTTTGGAAAAATCTtgcaaccaaaaatgttccaaaatgtcaccaccaACCACCTCAGGTGCATCAGCAAGATTATGGGAGGAACGAGGCCATCAGCTGTGTGTTGCCACACTGACCGATATTACGTTggtctgccagtctttacaccacggacactccaCAGTGACATCATATTTGGAGAAAtgatctatatgtctatatatctatatggctatatatctatatgtctatatatctATACGTCTCTATGTCTATATATCTATAAGTCTATATAtctatacgtatgtatgtctaaaaatctatatatctacatatatgtctatatatcaATATGTCTATATAGCTATATATCTATATGTCTATAaatctatatatctatacatCAGGGATGTCATCATAATATCAGCCAGAAGATGTTGGCAGAAAAATGCCTTTGGTTGATATCCTTACCGGTTCTTCAGGCTATCTAGCCAGCAACAAGTTAGCTTGCAAAGCAGGATGATGGCTGAAAGAAATACAGCACGTTCCCTCCGATATGGGGGCCTCTttttagacatagacatagactttctttattgtcattgcacaataacacagcagtgaaattgccaacgaaatgtcgttgcctggctcccgtgtaataataaatgataaatgataaataaaaaataaaaaataaaaaataaaaaataaaaaataaaaaataaaaaataaaaaataaaaaataaaaataaaaaataaaaaataaaaaataaaaaataaaaaataaaaaataaaaaataaaaaataaaaaataaaaaattaaaaatttaaaatttaaaattttgttaGGACACATCAGCAGTCATTCTacaaggataaagtcaaaatagcaaAGATGGATGTGGTAGaatatggatgtatggatatatggatggatacatagatgtatggatatatgtatggatatatatacgtagatatatatatatatatggatgtatggattagGGATCGACCCATATCGacccatatgtttttttttggggccgatgccgataccgatttttttccatcaccctcagccgatggccgattttgcttgggccgatatttgtggccgatactgcttttgatcccccaatttacatgaaaaaattaccatgataacaaatattacaggtctcatgtttaaacaaatatttattgaaatttaaatatataatataaataaatgtaaatattcaaccatgtgcaaaacatttctgtcgtagtttaaatttatctagcatcaatGTGGTGACTGCTCCTCTGCAGCGTGACGCGcagtgttaaaagcaagctaactctattacttAAACACGctcttgatgtgattcaacagtgggggcaGGGTACCACGACTatgtgtgttgcggggtcctctgccgcCTGGGCAACGCaaggaaaaaaacgcaaatatcggcccgatgtatcggtcgatccttagtatggatatatggatggattatatggatgtatggatgagcTAGAATAGTAGGATATGGACATACTGTATTGAAGGCcaatactatgtgtgtgtgtgtgtgtgtgtgtgtttgtttgtgttccaggTGAGATCAAGGGAGGAAAGGTGTCCGGCTTCCACAACTGGATCCAGTTTTATCTTCTGGAGCAAAGCGGGCAGCTGAATTATTACAGCCATAGCTTCAACGGGCCAGTAAGACAAATCATTGGATGTTTGTTATGCTCTTCATCACcgtcatctcctcctcctcctcctcagtggACACGATACCCAGACGTGATGGGCATGCAGTTCATGTGGGACGGCTACTTCAAACAGGTGGGCTCTGCTGTCATTGGCTGCAGCCCCGAATTTGACTTTGCCATTTACAGCCTGTGTTACATCACCCGACCCGGCAAACAGTGAGTGTCCATGGCCTCCCATGAAGCTCCTCCAAGTGCTTTCAGTGTTGTGTCCTCCTGCCTTAGATGTCGCCTGAGTCTGGGAGGAAAGGAGCTGATCATCCAAACGTACACCTGGAATAACTCCTCCTACGGGAACGGCAAGAAGTATATCGGCACCGCTTATCCCGCAACACCCAGGACCTGAATCCATGAATCCATGGACCGTCTACTCCGCCATACCACACGTGATGGAGATACACACCACCTTCCGACTTACTAATGCCGCAATAAAGAAGTTCACTAGAACTGGCACAGCTGTGGCGTGGTCACCCTCATCCCTAAGTCTAACGTAACCCTAAGTCTAACCTAAATCTAATTTAACCCTAGATCTAACCTAACCCCAAGTCTAACCTAGCCCCAAGTCTAACCTAACTGTAAATCTAACCTAATCCTAAGTCTAACCTAACCCCCTGCCACGGTGCGGCTTGTCGGCTTTGCAAcgccaggatgcagagatgccGACCAAGACAACGAGCAtttacagaaaaacaacaatgatcTGACAAAGTAAGgagcacctgaactaaatagacatcactgaaatgggaaacaggtgcgggGGATAAGAAACGCAAAGCAAAGGAAAAcggaacagagcaacacaggaagtgaataaaaaataagggcaggaaccaggaactaaggcatgaaAGGAAACTAAACGAACTGTCACAGAGGCTAACTCCCACATTGTTACACCCCCAAGTCTAGCCTAACCCCGAAGTCTAACCTTGAGCCCTAAGTCTAACCTAACCCCTaagtctaacccaggggtgctcacactttttcagcatgcgagctacttttaaaatgaccgagtcaaaatgatctacccactacaaaaatgcaaaacatctatttattttcaaatgtattgaggattatttgtacgtacaatgtatgttgatgtaccttacataaccaaatgagccaatattgcaaaacacacataattaactattaacattttttgtaattacctgagtttactttgatgacttgcactgaattgaatcagccagggatgcatagtccggacagtagctgctgatagccagcctcaagcacacttccaaatgtttatcagtcatggataatatccgtatcacaatatccgtataatattctatatccgtatggaagtgatatgtttttgcctttttacttggtccagctccttcactcattttagtgaccataaactttagcgagggcttaaaatctcgcaattcgccgactagcttagcactttgcatcgttgtttacgcatgagcggtgacctaaaggtcaaaattcagttgtcatctgactggttgtcctatatgtcaatcaagtaacggggatggatgataggctgacatcgtaagttctgctgcacttagagacgttgtttgatttgattggtcgcccgaagggcaacattcagttgtcatctgaatggctgccctgtatatcaatcaagtgacggcattgatgctgggatgatattcttttaatgtcacgccgcgatcgaccagcgatcgaccagtaccacctccgcgatcgaccggtagctcgcgatcgacttaatgagcaccccttgTCTAACCTAACCCCTTAAGTCTAACCTtgaacactggacttcagccacggtcatcacattgacaatGCGTCACTAGCAGCTAGAACTCCAATTTAGAGAAtgagagagatgtaaaaatgtgaaaaccactggttagttgggcctcTTTTattgcatgttcattcattcattcattcattttttaccgcttttcctcacgagggtcgcggggggtgctcgagcctatcccagccgtcttcgggcgagaggactggtcgccagccaatcacagggcacatatagacaaacaaccattcacactcacattcatacctatggacaatttggagtcatcaattaacctagcatgtttttggaatgtgggaggaaacccacgcattcacggggagaacatgcaaaatccacacagagatggccgagggtggaattgaaccctggtctccaagctgtgaggtctgcgtgctaaccactcgaacaccgtgccgccccctctTATTGCATgtaatttaatataatgtaatttaatattgccatgtaatccgtgataagtcaaacacagcgacagtagatactacactcttaaaaatgctgggttaaaaacaacccaatctgggttgtttcccaacccaacgctggttaaatataggaccaacctcgcgttgggttctcttaacccaacaattgggttgtacattgggttgttcaaatgacccaacgctgggttcatatttactacacggctgggttatttcaacccagtaagttgggttgccaatataccatatatatatatatatatatatatatatatatattttaattattatttatttatttttattgtatgctaatactattaataatatattacaatgataatgacaccaatgtaacaataaaatatttattaaaattcaacatttccagaacatacaaatataacaactcacaacatttccttcacatatgaacaaattatgtacaaaaaaaataacattttaagaacaagtgagggggacagctatgagagagtgatatatacatagaacaagAGGCTCTGTGAGCAGGAGCACAAATGGGGAGGCGATTCTGCCTGCTGCAAGTATTCCACCATGTTAGCTCCGACCtatgatgagaaaagaaaaaaaggtaagtattttttaagtatttctagcagtgcagagcaattgtcatcagctctctactgaagctatttcaatatacattctacagggagaagtatgacacctgtaaattcaatggcgtgttgttcaacaatttattcagggggtttggccagtcttatgtttggtctgtggtttatacgtcacacatcactatggagtaacaacttacaccaagttacaacttgtaagaatagtgcttcatgaaatgagaaacacagccaaatgttacgttgtcacacattccacgaaatacaatcttttcaagtagcttctcataaaaagagtccttctttaaaactgtgtaaaagaacaactggagtcatttcacaattcatttacattttaatttctattgaaaggtaaattacttaCGGGCTTAACATCGAGGAAGGCTCTCTTTGACTCCTGAATACTCGCCCGGACCAATTTCCTgccctttttaaacacaggcggagggagcaggatgggcagaagcgtcagggcgacttctcccctggcatctgtaggacaattatgggtgtcattaccagattgttgagaacatgagttttaaataatataatataatattacaattttagataaaactgtcttgttttcaatatgtcccactactgtgcagtgttgtcgtattgcaatcaaccctaacataatattaagaaaatgtctcgattatgtttacttggtctattttaaaacacaaaaacacaccccaaactattttttttaccaattgggatcataatgtgtaccatagagagtttgtcatcattgtctagagcagtggtgagcaaactttttgactataacagcaatatatattggaatcacaagatggatcacaatcaaaatcaaatcaaaatttgggtattggtacaagctacagtgactgacccaccgccatttcttatgtatagaacatatagtaggcacagtagctactgtaaaacaatacccataaaatgaaggcatgaagatgacttacctttcaatcagcccctgtagctgccactcagtcaagttggaactgacaaactcatccatagatgcttttcagcgaactgaaacatcacaaagagggtccataagaacaaacataccatgaaatgaactaagattcagtagtccaaacgtattctgcacatttatatgcgacttacaaaactgtcgtcgaattcgcgcccaaactagttgaaactgctaagtatacagtggactatcggtggctaacggaagcccgctagcatgcagcagtctagcttaaaaaaaaacaccggttcatcagcacgctcgtattaattcacgagattctttaacttgatatcacataaaatggcaaattgacgagatacctgacgttgtcctcataactatcacacatagtgcatgtctcttgtaacttctacaacatagtttggttcctacatagctcgccagcgaatgtgttcgcttgccacttttggagggaatggaagtttgctaaggttaccgatccattcctaaagctagtactcaacagtgcttcacgaacttacattttaacaagtttatgaagttttatataataatataaagtcaattctacgCTAAAACAATAGCgggcatgtaacaaaccttgctccgtgctgaaattggtctcctcagatgaaatgtggggtccgaacgaagtaagtttgtgggcggggctttgttgCTCGTGTTCAAAATtctacccaacgctttgggttgtccaaaataacccagcacaaaataatggaaatcacaacccagcagcaaacaactcagcacccaacagaaataacccagcgaattgggttctcagaatacccaactcaataaaaataacccaattaaatgacccaacaggctcaacccagcgattgggtcaaaaaaataacccagcatttttaagagtgtaataactttggtcttgctacaagagccatctgccagggctttgaagctaactttaccaatctaaatactcttttccttttcctccatttcccaatcaatatttgttccagctaaATATGCTATGTCACATgacctaaaacacacacagccacactAGCACGCTATGCTAAAGTAAGCTAACCCAGCAAGCTTACACTGGCCATTGCTGTATCAGTTCATGTTCATGCTGGGCACGCCTACTTGCTTGAAGTGGCGTCTTGTTTGTGTGGTGAGGACACGCCGCTATAAATGAACGGTCCACTGGGGACATATTTCCCCACAGGAAGATTCATTCTCACCATCCCAGCATTTCATTTCCAATATGTCAAACAGCAGATTGAGTTTTTCCTGTCCAATCCTGCGAGGGGGCGAGTCCTAAAAAGGATGATACATGACCATTTGCTAGCAGCATGAGAATGTGGCACTGCTCTCTTCCAGGGGCACCATGCAACTGTGCCTAATGGGGCACAAAATGGGCGTTTCCACACCCGAGTGGGTAGAATAGTGACACCCAGCCTGGAGGAGAACGTGCACGTATCCATTTGACACAATGGCTTATTGTCTCCCACCAAAGCCCCAAAAACAGTCCTTAGCGACGAGACAAAAAGACATTAACCGATCCTGTTCTGCTTGACCCGCCGCAAACAGTGGCGGCAACCCAACCTGCCAAGATCAGCTGTCGATGAAGCTCCGgcctttttgtgtgtgcgtgcgtccAGCTGGGATGGGGGTTGATTTTACCCGTTTCACTCATCTAGGGTGACTAACAGGATAAATCCTGGTCTGCCGATGGAACAGGGGACACACTTGCAGCCGCGTTAAAGAAAGCATGACAGGAGATGGATCTGCCACTGATCCCATTGTCCCCTCGTCTGTCTCGGTCCTTCATCTGCTGCGGGCCTCCCGTGCAGCCCCCGGTCCAGTTCTCCGCCGCGTTCTCATGGAATATCACATTTCCTCCGCTAAATAAGAAGAGTAAATCTTCCCTCTTTCAGCCCAAACACAACTCCATTCAATCACAGCGGGGCAaataaaagaaggaaaaaaagatcCAATTGTGTCTTTTGTCATTCCCACAACTTCATAATCGAATTATAGCTGGCCACCCGCCAGCGTGTCCCTCATCTCGCCCAAATTGGCTTCCCCGGCAGCGCTGGCGCACCACCTGACTTTTGTTTTCTAATTATATTACCCCGCTCTGTGTGTAGCGTGTTGCGGCTAATGGCGGCGCGGGCGAGCCCAGCTGCACATGCAGAAACAAAGCTGCTTAGGGGCCCAGACAATGGCCCCCTAAAAATGGGACGCCTGGAGGCGGTCGGCCAATGAGCACGCACACCGGGGGGCCAACAGCGGCTTTAGAGAGGGGTGAAGGGTGTTTAGTGAGGCCAGGGCGTGGGGGGGTCTGTCAATGAGATGGTTAGTCGGGGGACACATGGTCACCATCACCCCGGTCCCCCCTTGGGTCGGCGCCGGGCTGGAGGGGGGGTTCAAGTTTGGCGTGGATGTGGGTCAATCGAAAAGTTGACGAGGGAGCATGAAACGCACGACAACGTTCATTCATGAGCTTGTCTCCATATTGTTGTGGCTTCCAGCATGTGATGCATGTGTGGAGTGTCCGTACGAAGGAGCACTTGAGAGCAGCATGGATGCAAACACAACGCAGCCCCCCCGTGATGACCCTTCCCACAGTCTGCGTTGGGGTCTGCTACTCCCAAGGCAGGACACCGATGTCATCAGCACA comes from the Doryrhamphus excisus isolate RoL2022-K1 chromosome 18, RoL_Dexc_1.0, whole genome shotgun sequence genome and includes:
- the endou gene encoding uridylate-specific endoribonuclease A, whose protein sequence is MSAVRSLCCRLARMKVFAVLALWATLLFPVHPDSLDSCEGRCGFGTDAGYSCQCNPSCQRYGDCCSDYTQLCQGGSGGGSVVTDAEIKSVSEALYVLDSNRASASELLIDPQVLISGSQSSSQSDLSFRPFFRYVDEGALFSRPTYAALLALLDNYNRMTGQTENISPQEMAEQDRFLRETMSNTELGRELFEFLSTKGIYASEEDFLYDLKMMWFGLYSRNNNKMDSSGFEHIFAGEIKGGKVSGFHNWIQFYLLEQSGQLNYYSHSFNGPWTRYPDVMGMQFMWDGYFKQVGSAVIGCSPEFDFAIYSLCYITRPGKQCRLSLGGKELIIQTYTWNNSSYGNGKKYIGTAYPATPRT